The following proteins are encoded in a genomic region of Dasypus novemcinctus isolate mDasNov1 chromosome 21, mDasNov1.1.hap2, whole genome shotgun sequence:
- the LOC131274947 gene encoding ral guanine nucleotide dissociation stimulator-like isoform X1, which yields MDQHYPLWRKSLPFNIRSTSSLLLEEALVPPPQPPMGVGPMTTLQIEPTSSPDGAPAARLEEGTSPSASQVPELEAIPPLSPVPPIQSAPGSLLELQPGYSPSSAQALEGKACLAAPPEPLSELKSAAGLVTSPEPSCSWPETSKNLLNEEKANLLAFPPELVEQLTRMDVEYQKIAELQQLQAGCFYDSLMPNEQFGTSFGDMEHLSKKDR from the exons ATGGATCAGCACTACCCACTCTGGAGGAAGAGCTTGCCCTTCAACATCAGAAGCACATCAAGCTTATTGCTTGAAGAAGCTTTGGTGCCACCTCCACAGCCACCTATGGGGGTGGGGCCAATGACCACTCTGCAGATAGAGCCAACTTCATCCCCAGATGGAGCACCTGCTGCCAGGCTGGAAGAAGGCACATCACCATCTGCATCACAAGTTCCTGAGCTAGAGGCAATCCCACCACTATCTCCAGTGCCACCTATACAGTCTGCACCAGGGTCCCTTCTGGAGCTACAGCCTGGTTACTCACCTTCATCAGCACAGGCTCTAGAGGGGAAGGCATGTCTGGCAGCACCACCAGAGCCACTGTCAGAACTAAAGTCAGCAGCAGGGCTGGTTACATCTCCAGAGCCTTCCTGCTCCTGGCCTGAGACCTCAAAGAACCTGCTGAATGAGGAGAAGGCTAACCTCTTGGCTTTCCCTCCTGAGCTGGTGGAGCAGTTGACACGGATGGATGTG GAATACCAGAAGATCgctgagctccagcagctccaggcaGGCTGCTTCTATGACTCCCTTATGCCCAATGAGCAATTTGGGACCTCGTTTGGAGACATGGAGCATCTCAGCAAGAAAGATAGGTGA